The genomic window GAAGCCCAGTAGGGCAAAAAACAGGTGGCTCCGTCAGGCCGGACTAGTGGCTCTCACTTCTCCGGACTGGCGGCTCCGCCGCTCCGGAATAATCAGAAATTGCGGGCGAAATAGCAGAGGAATACGATATCAGCATTACTCGGGCGTGCAAATTGATGGGCATCCACAAGTCGTTCTTCTACTACGAATCAACCAAGGATGATTCCGAGGTCGAGGCCGCGATCCGGCAGAAGGCCGAGGTCACCAACGAGGGCTTCTGGAAAATATTCAGGCTGATTCGCAAGGATGGGCATCCGTGGAACCACAAGAAGGTCCACCGTGTCTACGAGGCGATTCACTTCAACAAGCGCAAGCCGTTGCGCAAGCGCTTGCCTGCCCGAGTCAAGAATCCGCTCGTGACTCCGGAGCAGGAAAACGTAACCTAGTCTATGGATTTCGTGACGGATGTCTTGCAAAGCAACCGCAAGTTCCGCGTACTGAACATCATCGATGACAGCGATAGAGTTGCCGTCGCTCAAAAAGCGGCGCACTCCATACCGGCATCTCGCCTGATTCGCTTCATGGAGGAAATCATTTGGGAGAAGGGTAAACCGAACAACATTCGCTGCGACAACGGTCCTGAATTCATCTCGCATGAGTTCCAGGAATGGTGCGAGGGTAACGGGATCAAGATCTTGTACACGCAGCCAGGACGCCCAACTCAAAACAGCTATATCGAACGGTTCAACGGGTCGTATCGCAGGGCTGTTCTGGACGCATATATTTTCAGGACTCTAGACGATGTAAGGGAAGTTACCGAAAAATGGATGGACTACTACAACAACGAAAGACCCCATGACGCCTTAAACAACCTCGCTCCAATGGAATATCGGTTGGCAAGAACTGGGTGATTTTGTATACTTTAAACCGGTCCTAAAAATGGGTAGCTGACAATTATGGGGAAGCTTACACTACAGGAGAAACTGCAATGCCAAAGTGGCGTATAGGAGATACTCCCGCAAGTGAATCCGCATAATAAATCAACGCCCCGCGTTCGCTCTCGGCAAAATCGCGAACAAATTTACCATTTCTGCGTAGGTAACGTAATCAAGGTTGTTTCAATTTTTTATCAACTAAAGCAAGTATTGGTTGTTCAATAATTTTTTTCCTAATCAAATCTATTATGCTGCATACAACAAATGTCGATATTACCGCAAATATCATATACGGCAACAATAAATTTGATGCAAGAAAGTCATCCATTTTGAAGATTCGGTGCCATAAAATTTTATTGAAAAATAAATTCTCATGAATGAGATAGACGCCAAAGGTTGTTCCTGCAACAAGATTTATTAACTT from Fibrobacter sp. UWB15 includes these protein-coding regions:
- a CDS encoding integrase core domain-containing protein, with product MDFVTDVLQSNRKFRVLNIIDDSDRVAVAQKAAHSIPASRLIRFMEEIIWEKGKPNNIRCDNGPEFISHEFQEWCEGNGIKILYTQPGRPTQNSYIERFNGSYRRAVLDAYIFRTLDDVREVTEKWMDYYNNERPHDALNNLAPMEYRLARTG